In Solanum pennellii chromosome 3, SPENNV200, a single window of DNA contains:
- the LOC107013208 gene encoding uncharacterized protein LOC107013208, with protein MGTNNIIQFNLASQLPLKLSGGLNFATRKAQLSMLMYGDNLFGHLYGTTLAPGRTITLGMNTSPNRTFLTWFRQDKLIHNALMASVKPSIARTVAATVSTKLAWDALHTIYEDRSQTQLFSLRDQLARVSIESRSITDYPYTIRSLSDELATVGAPVSNLELIF; from the coding sequence ATGGGTACCAACAATATCATTCAGTTCAATCTTGCGTCCCAGTTACCCCTCAAACTAAGCGGTGGTCTCAACTTTGCCACCCGGAAAGCCCAACTCTCCATGCTTATGTATGGCGACAACCTCTTTGGACATCTATATGGGACCACTCTGGCCCCCGGTCGCACGATTACCCTAGGTATGAACACATCTCCTAATCGTACCTTCTTAACTTGGTTTCGTCAGGACAAACTCATCCACAATGCCCTCATGGCTTCTGTCAAACCCTCTATTGCTCGTACTGTTGCTGCCACTGTCTCAACTAAATTAGCTTGGGATGCTTTACATACCATTTATGAAGACAGATCTCAAACTCAGCTATTTAGCTTGCGTGATCAACTTGCCCGTGTCTCTATAGAATCACGCTCAATTACTGATTATCCTTACACTATTCGGTCTCTTTCAGATGAGTTAGCCACTGTTGGTGCTCCTGTGTCCAATCTTGAACTTATCTTCTAA